CCAGCCTTGCATAAAGTAATAAGCGGTTGGTATAGCTATGATTAATGATACAACAACCAGCACTACAAAATCTATCGACAACAGGCGCCACAGGCCAAATACTGATGCCCCTAATACCTTGCGTACGCCAATTTCTTTGGTGCGCTGCTCGGCCATAAATGATGCCATACCAAACAGGCCCATACAACTAATGAAAATAGCCAGCAGGGTAAAGAAACCAGCCAGTTTACCTATCCGCTCCTCGTTGGCAAACTTTTGAGCATATTGATCATCTGTGAATTTATAATCGAAAGGGCTGGCCGGGTCATACTGTTTAAATACAGCTTCAATTTTACGTAATGCTTCGCTGGCGCTTTTGCCGGTGTTCAGCCTGATATCAACTATCCCGGGAGCATACGGAACCATATAAAATATAGTTGGTTTTACAGGCTCATAGGGTGATGACATAACCATATCCTTCACTACGCCTATAACTTTAAAAGTTTTGTACCATTTAATGGTTTCGCCAACCGGGTGTTTAAAGTTCATGAACTTTACGGCGGCTTCGTTCAATACTATTCCCGATGAATCTGTTAAAATATCTCTTGAAAAATCGCGCCCGTCGGTAAGTTTCCAGCCAGCCGTTTTTCCAAATTCGGGGCTTACGGCAATTGTGCCAAAATCATCCTGCAGATTAGGGTCCTTATCCCTCCAGGTAAGGCCACTATTATTAGAATATACCCCAGTTAACGGACTATCAGACTCGGCCATTTCAACTATTGCTCCCGACTGCAGCAGGTCATTCCTTACTGCCGTAAAGTGCTGGTGAATGGCATCCGTTTTCATTTCTATTTGTATAAGGCCTGTTCGGTCATAACCTATTGGTCTGTTCTTGGTGAATTGCACCTGCCTGAAAACAATAATAGTACCTATGATTAAAGCAACGGAAACCGTAAACTGTAAAACCACCAGTACTTTACGGGGTAATGCAGCCATTCGTCCGGCTTTAAATGTTCCTTTTAAAACTTTCACCGGCTTAAATGATGACAGGTAAAAAGCAGGATAGCTACCCGCGATGAGCCCTGTTATGAGGCTAAAACCAATTCCCAGTATCCAAAACATCGGGTTGGCCCATAATACCTGCATGGTTTTATTGGCTACCTGGTTAAACCAGGGTAAAATAAGCTGTACAAGAACTATGGAAAACAGGAAGGCAAATGCCGAGATCAGTACCGACTCTACCAAAAACTGACCAATAAGCTGGCCTCGCAACGATCCTACCGTTTTACGTATACCCACTTCTTTGGCCCGTTTTTCTGACCGGGCCGTGCTTAGGTTCATGAAATTGATGCAAGCCAGCAATAATACGAATACACCAATAATGCCAAACATCCATACAAATTGTATAGCCCCCCCGGTATTAATACCATTTTTAAATTCCGAATATAAATGCCATTTGCTTATCGGGTGCAAAAACACTGTTGGCTTAAAAGATAAACCCAGCTTATTGCCCTCTGCGATAAAAGCATTTAGCTTCAAATCTTTTATCCTGGCCGATACCTTGTTTATATCTGCATTGGGGCTTAGCTGTGCAAATAGCTGCCATGAATTATTGCCCCATTGTGTAATGTTTGTTTTTACATGAGTAGTCATGTATAAATCCCACGGTGCAATAAATGCCACTTCAGCTAAGCTGTTATTATGCGGCAGATCTTCGTAAACGCCGGTAACCTTAACGTTCCATTTATTGTCGATCTTTAAGGCTTTAAACATGGGATCTGTGTCACCAAAAAGTGCTTTAGCCAGTGATGCAGATAGAATGATAGACGATGGATCTTTTAGACCGGATCGTGTGCCTTTAATCATTTTTAAACTGAACACGTCGGGTGCTTCGGCCTGCATATAATTTCCCTGTTGGGTTAGTTTTTTATCACCGAATGCTATGATGTGTGCGTATGTCCAGGTAGATAGTACTACATACTTAAAATCATTCTGATAGTCATCCCGCAGTTTATAACCCAACGGCATAGGTATATCGGATTGTGTGCCTACACTGCCATTAAAGGTTTGGTGCTGCATAACCTGTACCAGGCGGTCATAGTTTTTAAAGTACCTGTCGTATGACAGCTCGTCCCATATCCACAAGCCAATAAGCATAGCCACTGCCATACCAACTGATAGGCCGGTTATATTAATAAAAGTATGCGCCCTGTTACGCGTAAGGTTTCGCCAGGCGATCTTGATATAATTCTTGAACATGTTGTACGTTTTAAGTTGTACGTGATACGTTTTTATTTTACTAATGACCAATGACAGCGTAGCGAAATGGCCAATGACTAATTCCATCTTGCCTCTATTCCGACCGAAGGCTTTTTACCGGGTTCATCAACGCGGCTTTAATACTTTGGTAGCTAACAGTAAGCAGGGTAATTGTGATAGAACCAATAGCCGTGGCCCCAAAAATCCACCAGGAAAGTTCGGCGTGGTATTTGTAATCCTTTATCCAGTCTTGCATAAAGTAGTAAGCGGTTGGTATAGCTATCAGTAATGATATAGAAACCAGCACTACAAAATCTATCGACATTAAGCGCCACAGGCCAAATACTGATGCCCCTAATACCTTGCGTACCCCAATTTCCTTGGTGCGCTGCTCGGCCATAAATGATGCCATACCGAACAACCCCATACAACTGATAAAGATGGCCAGCAGGGTAAAGAAACCGGCCAGTTTACCTACACGTTCTTCGTTGGCAAATTTTTGGGCGTACTCTTCGTCGGTGAATTTGTATTCAAAGGGGTTGCCGGGGGCATATTGTTTCCAGGCAGCCTCGATTTTACCCAGCGTTTCATGCGGGCTCACTTTAGGGTTAATGCGGATATTAATGAGGCCGCCGCTGTTTTTTGTAAGATAGAAAACGGTTGGCTGTATTGGCTCGTAAGGCGATGACATCACCATATCCTTTACTACACCAATGATCTGGAATTTTTTATACCATTCCAGCGTTTCGCCTACCGGGTTTTTCAAATGCATAAATTTAACAGCAGCCTCGTTTACCACCATGGCTGATGAATCGGCTAAGTTGTTTTTGTCAAAATCGCGGCCATCTAATACTTTCCACTGAGCTGTTTTGCCAAATTCTGCGCTTATGGATATCGTACCAAAATCATCCTGAAGAGTTGGGTCTTTATCGCGCCATTTAAAGCCGCTGTTGTCAGAGTATATATCCGTTAGCGGGCTGTCAGATTCAGACATGTCAACGATAGCGCCCGACTGGATCAGGTCGTTTCGTACCGCATCGAAATGATTATGGATCTCGTCGGTACGCATATCAACCTGGATCAGCCCGGTACGATCATAGCCTACCGGCCGGTTCTTGGTATACTGCACCTGCCTGAAAACAATGATGGTACCGATAATGAGGGTAACTGAAACAGTGAACTGTAATACTACCAATATTTTACGCGGCAGGGCAGCAAAGCGGCCCGCCTTGAAGGTGCCCTTTAGCACTTTTACAGGCTGGAATGACGACAGGTAAAACGCCGGATAGCTGCCTGCTATGATACCTGTAAAAATACTAAAGCCAATACCCATAATCCAGAACAGGGGATTAAACCATAGTATAGTAACGGTTTTATCGGCAACCTGGTTAAACCACGGTAATATCAGCTGCACCAAAACTAACGACAGGAAGAAGGCGAAAATAGTTATCAGCATCGATTCCATAAAAAACTGCCCAATGAGCTGGCTACGCAGCGAACCAACTGTTTTGCGGATGCCTACTTCCTTGGCCCGTTTCTCGCTGCGGGCGGTGCTCAGGTTCATGAAATTAATACAAGCCAGTAGCAATACAAATACGCCGATAAGGCCAAACATCCAAACAAATTTAATATCGCCGCCCGTATTGATGCCGTTTTTAAACTCCGAGTATAAGTGCCATTTACTCATGGGATGTAGAAAAATAGCGGCCTTAAAGGTTAAGCCAATTTTGTCGTTATTAAGCTTTAACCCCTCCATTTTCAGGTTTTTTATTTTGGCAGATACCCTGTCCGGATCGGCATTAGGTTGTAGTTGGGCAAACAATTGCCAGGAGTTATTGCCCCAGGTTGTGCGCGCCTGTTTCAGGTAAGGCTGCGTTGTCATAAACAAGTCCCACGGTGCAATAAAGCCAAGTTCTTTAAAGCTGGTATTATGGGGCAAATCCTCATACACCCCTGTCACCTTTACGTTCCATTTATTATCTATTTTTATAGACTTAAACATAGGGTCGGCATTACCAAAAATGGCTTTTGCCAATGATGCCGAAAGTATGATAGACGATTGATCTTTTAATGCCGAACGTGTCCCCTTCAGCATTTTAAGGGTAAGCAGATCAGGTGCTTCGGCCTGCATATAGGAGCCCGCGTAAGATAATTTTTTTTCGCCCGATGCAATTATATGCTTAAAATTCCAGGTAGATAATACCACATATTTAAAGTCGCTGTTATATTCATCCCTTAACTTATAACCCAGTGGCAGGGGAATAGAGTTTTGCGTCCCAACTTCGCCGTTAAAGGTTTGGTGCTGCATTACCCGCACAATTCGGTCGTAGTTATCATGATACTTATCGTATGATAGTTCGTTCCAGATCCAAAGCCCTATCAGCACAGCCACAGCCATACCAACCGATAGCCCTGTAACGTTGATGAAAGTGTGCGCCTTATTTTTTATAAGGTTTCGCCAGGCGATTTTGATATAATTCTTTAACATGTAGTACGTTTTAAGTTATAGGTAATACGTTTTTAATTTTTACCTTTTTTCAATGACTAATGACAGCGCAGCGAAATGACTAATGACTATTCAGATCTCAGGCTTTTAACCGGGTTCGTCAGGGCTGCTTTGATGGCCTGGAAACTTACTGTAATTAATGTAATGGCAATAGCCCCGGTACCCGATAATGCAAATATCCACCAGGTTATTGGCGACCTGTACTGGTATTGATGAAGCCAGCCGTTCATAAAATAATAAGCCACGGGGATTGCAATAAGTAATGATATAACTACCAGCAACACAAACTCGGTTGATAATAAGCGCCACAGGTTTGCTACGGATGCTCCCAATACTTTGCGTACGCCAATCTCTTTCACCCGTTGTTCGGCAACAAATGATGCAAGGCCAAACAGGCCAAGGCAACTGATAAAGATAGCCAGCACAGCAAACACCGTTGCCAGGTTGCCTATGCGTTGTTCGTCGCTAAATTTGCGGGCGTACTCATCATCATTAAACTTAAACTGAAATGGGCTGCCGGGGTTGTATTTTTTAAACACGGGCTCAATTGTACCCAACGCTTCGCGCATGGGCATTTTAGCGTTTATGCGCAAGGTGATGACGTTAACCCAAGTCGGGTTCATATGAAAAACGGTAGCGACGGTAGGTTTGTACGGTGATTCCATTACCATATCTTTTACCACACCGGTTATAACGTGGTTTTTACCTGCCCAATGCATAATTTTGCCAATGGGGTTTTTAAGTCCGCTTAGCTTTACTGCCGATTCGTTTAAGATAAACGCCCCTGTATCAGTAGGAAAACTTCTTGAAAAATCGCGGCCTTCAATTATCTTCCAGCCAACGGTTTTACCATAATCATAAGTTACGGCTATTGTACCAAATGTTGGATCGAAGCCCGGGGCTTTGCCAGCCCAATCGAAACCACCGTTGTTTGACCATACCTGGGTTGTTGAACTGTTTGATTCTGCCATGTCGGCCACCGCGCCGGTTTGGATCAGGTCGTTCCGCATGGCTTCATAATGGCCATAAATTTCGGGCGTGTTCATATCAACCGTAATTAACCCCTCGCGTGTATAGCCAATAGGTCTGCTGCGTGCAAATTGAATTTGCCTGAAAACGATAATGGTGCCTATAATGAGCACAATAGATACCGTGAACTGTACAACCACTAAAACCTTACGCGGCAACGAAGCAAAGCGCCCAACACGAAAAGTCCCTTTTAATACCTTAATTGGTTCAAAGGCCGAAAGGTAAAATGCCGGATAGCTTCCTGCTATAATTCCGGTAAAAAAAGTAAAGCTCAAAGCTGCTGCCCAAAACCAGGGATTAGTAAAAGGCATAGCAATTTGCTTATCGGCAATGTTATTAAAATAGGGCAAAGCAACTAAAACCAAAACAAGCGTAACCACCAAAGCTAAAAATGCAAACATCAGCGATTCGCTCAAAAACTGCTTTATCAGTTGCGAGCGGACGGAACCTATCGCTTTACGGATGCCCACTTCTTTCGCCCGTTTTTCGCTCCGG
The genomic region above belongs to Mucilaginibacter sp. KACC 22773 and contains:
- a CDS encoding ABC transporter permease, giving the protein MFRNYLKIAWRNIAKNKVHTFINVAGLSVGMAVAMLIGLWLWDELSFDKYHQNYNHIAQVMTTQTANGETVTFGSTVVPLSAELRTKYAGDFKLTALTWEGTHILAIGDKKISQNGMWAEPDLPAILSLKMIKGSYASFKDPSSFVLSQSVAIALFGSADPINKVVRIDNKTDMKVAGVYQDLPYNTSFYPTKFMLPWSNPANWWNTQSTAWDNHGCHLFALMNEHADFAKVSAKIRNITKPHFKMNDEAMQIHPMAKWHLYSDFKNGKAVGGRIELVWLFGIIGTFVLLLACINFMNLSTARSEKRAKEVGIRKAIGSVRSQLIKQFLSESLMFAFLALVVTLVLVLVALPYFNNIADKQIAMPFTNPWFWAAALSFTFFTGIIAGSYPAFYLSAFEPIKVLKGTFRVGRFASLPRKVLVVVQFTVSIVLIIGTIIVFRQIQFARSRPIGYTREGLITVDMNTPEIYGHYEAMRNDLIQTGAVADMAESNSSTTQVWSNNGGFDWAGKAPGFDPTFGTIAVTYDYGKTVGWKIIEGRDFSRSFPTDTGAFILNESAVKLSGLKNPIGKIMHWAGKNHVITGVVKDMVMESPYKPTVATVFHMNPTWVNVITLRINAKMPMREALGTIEPVFKKYNPGSPFQFKFNDDEYARKFSDEQRIGNLATVFAVLAIFISCLGLFGLASFVAEQRVKEIGVRKVLGASVANLWRLLSTEFVLLVVISLLIAIPVAYYFMNGWLHQYQYRSPITWWIFALSGTGAIAITLITVSFQAIKAALTNPVKSLRSE
- a CDS encoding ABC transporter permease, which produces MLKNYIKIAWRNLIKNKAHTFINVTGLSVGMAVAVLIGLWIWNELSYDKYHDNYDRIVRVMQHQTFNGEVGTQNSIPLPLGYKLRDEYNSDFKYVVLSTWNFKHIIASGEKKLSYAGSYMQAEAPDLLTLKMLKGTRSALKDQSSIILSASLAKAIFGNADPMFKSIKIDNKWNVKVTGVYEDLPHNTSFKELGFIAPWDLFMTTQPYLKQARTTWGNNSWQLFAQLQPNADPDRVSAKIKNLKMEGLKLNNDKIGLTFKAAIFLHPMSKWHLYSEFKNGINTGGDIKFVWMFGLIGVFVLLLACINFMNLSTARSEKRAKEVGIRKTVGSLRSQLIGQFFMESMLITIFAFFLSLVLVQLILPWFNQVADKTVTILWFNPLFWIMGIGFSIFTGIIAGSYPAFYLSSFQPVKVLKGTFKAGRFAALPRKILVVLQFTVSVTLIIGTIIVFRQVQYTKNRPVGYDRTGLIQVDMRTDEIHNHFDAVRNDLIQSGAIVDMSESDSPLTDIYSDNSGFKWRDKDPTLQDDFGTISISAEFGKTAQWKVLDGRDFDKNNLADSSAMVVNEAAVKFMHLKNPVGETLEWYKKFQIIGVVKDMVMSSPYEPIQPTVFYLTKNSGGLINIRINPKVSPHETLGKIEAAWKQYAPGNPFEYKFTDEEYAQKFANEERVGKLAGFFTLLAIFISCMGLFGMASFMAEQRTKEIGVRKVLGASVFGLWRLMSIDFVVLVSISLLIAIPTAYYFMQDWIKDYKYHAELSWWIFGATAIGSITITLLTVSYQSIKAALMNPVKSLRSE
- a CDS encoding ABC transporter permease; this encodes MFKNYIKIAWRNLTRNRAHTFINITGLSVGMAVAMLIGLWIWDELSYDRYFKNYDRLVQVMQHQTFNGSVGTQSDIPMPLGYKLRDDYQNDFKYVVLSTWTYAHIIAFGDKKLTQQGNYMQAEAPDVFSLKMIKGTRSGLKDPSSIILSASLAKALFGDTDPMFKALKIDNKWNVKVTGVYEDLPHNNSLAEVAFIAPWDLYMTTHVKTNITQWGNNSWQLFAQLSPNADINKVSARIKDLKLNAFIAEGNKLGLSFKPTVFLHPISKWHLYSEFKNGINTGGAIQFVWMFGIIGVFVLLLACINFMNLSTARSEKRAKEVGIRKTVGSLRGQLIGQFLVESVLISAFAFLFSIVLVQLILPWFNQVANKTMQVLWANPMFWILGIGFSLITGLIAGSYPAFYLSSFKPVKVLKGTFKAGRMAALPRKVLVVLQFTVSVALIIGTIIVFRQVQFTKNRPIGYDRTGLIQIEMKTDAIHQHFTAVRNDLLQSGAIVEMAESDSPLTGVYSNNSGLTWRDKDPNLQDDFGTIAVSPEFGKTAGWKLTDGRDFSRDILTDSSGIVLNEAAVKFMNFKHPVGETIKWYKTFKVIGVVKDMVMSSPYEPVKPTIFYMVPYAPGIVDIRLNTGKSASEALRKIEAVFKQYDPASPFDYKFTDDQYAQKFANEERIGKLAGFFTLLAIFISCMGLFGMASFMAEQRTKEIGVRKVLGASVFGLWRLLSIDFVVLVVVSLIIAIPTAYYFMQGWIKDYKYHAELSWWIFGATALGAIMITLLTVSYQSIKAALMNPVKSLRSE